Proteins found in one Pseudomonas mosselii genomic segment:
- a CDS encoding ATP-binding protein has protein sequence MSARPSERRWRLLPRSLLGRMLLLTLLVVLLAQGLSSLIWVAQLRASQLQGLRASAGSLAHSMSASVSYFRSLPVAYRPMVLDQLRSMGGTRFFVSLNVKPLDMPVLPITPRKQAVIDVFQDVLHERLGQQMEISVEFVSPDDLRIFNSGLKLDELPRSWAHYSLTLEPLNPPVLVTQIRLGEGEWLYIASLLPEPYTSLEAERLPRQQIGFIAMTTALLLLFIGLLVHWQSRPLKRLARAAREMSLGADVAPVAEGGGSEVVEVGRAFNSMRERISRYLTERAQLFSAISHDLRTPITRLRLRVELLEDEKLQAKFSRDLDELELLVKGALQCVKDTDIHENIEPIDLNQVLEMLAEPYLGDGRITLEGQALAPYLGKSLALRRCIGNLIDNAIKYGERAHLRILDSAESFVLQVDDQGPGVPEQRLEQVFEPHFRLAGQQQGYGLGLGIARNIAHSHGGEVSLFNLREGGLRVTLYLPRTTD, from the coding sequence ATGTCTGCCCGGCCTAGCGAACGCCGCTGGCGCCTGCTGCCGCGCTCGCTTCTGGGGCGCATGCTGCTGCTGACCTTGCTGGTGGTGTTGCTGGCCCAGGGGCTGTCGAGCCTGATCTGGGTGGCGCAACTGCGCGCCAGCCAGCTGCAGGGCCTGCGTGCCAGCGCCGGCAGCCTGGCTCATTCGATGAGCGCCAGCGTCAGCTACTTCCGTTCGCTGCCGGTGGCCTACCGGCCCATGGTCCTCGACCAGTTGCGCAGCATGGGCGGAACGCGCTTCTTCGTTTCGCTCAACGTCAAGCCGCTGGATATGCCGGTGCTGCCGATCACCCCGCGCAAGCAGGCGGTGATCGACGTGTTCCAGGACGTGTTGCATGAGCGCCTGGGCCAGCAGATGGAAATCTCCGTCGAATTCGTCAGCCCCGACGACCTGCGGATCTTCAACAGCGGCCTGAAGCTCGATGAGCTGCCTCGCTCCTGGGCGCACTACTCGTTGACCCTGGAGCCGCTCAACCCGCCGGTGCTGGTGACCCAGATCCGCCTGGGTGAGGGCGAGTGGCTGTACATCGCCTCGCTGCTGCCCGAGCCTTACACCAGCCTCGAGGCCGAGCGCCTGCCGCGTCAGCAGATCGGCTTCATTGCCATGACCACTGCCCTGCTGTTGCTGTTCATCGGCCTGTTGGTGCATTGGCAGAGCCGGCCGCTCAAGCGCCTGGCGCGGGCGGCGCGGGAAATGTCGCTGGGCGCCGATGTGGCCCCGGTGGCCGAGGGCGGCGGCAGCGAAGTGGTCGAGGTGGGGCGGGCGTTCAACAGCATGCGCGAGCGGATCAGCCGCTATCTCACCGAGCGCGCCCAGCTGTTCAGCGCCATCTCTCATGACTTGCGCACACCGATCACGCGCCTGCGGCTGCGGGTCGAACTGCTCGAGGACGAGAAGCTGCAAGCGAAGTTCAGCCGCGACCTCGACGAGCTGGAGCTGCTGGTCAAGGGGGCGCTGCAATGCGTCAAGGACACCGACATTCACGAGAACATCGAGCCGATTGACCTCAACCAGGTGCTGGAGATGCTCGCCGAGCCTTACCTCGGCGACGGGCGCATCACCCTCGAGGGGCAGGCGCTGGCACCGTACCTCGGCAAGTCACTGGCCCTGCGCCGCTGCATCGGCAACCTGATCGATAACGCCATAAAGTACGGCGAGCGGGCGCACCTGCGGATTCTCGACAGTGCCGAGAGCTTTGTCCTGCAGGTGGACGACCAGGGGCCGGGGGTGCCGGAGCAGCGCCTGGAGCAGGTGTTCGAGCCGCATTTCCGGCTGGCCGGGCAGCAGCAGGGCTATGGGCTGGGGCTGGGGATCGCGCGCAACATTGCCCACAGCCATGGTGGCGAGGTGAGCCTGTTCAACCTGCGTGAGGGTGGACTGCGGGTGACCTTGTACCTACCCCGTACAACCGATTGA
- a CDS encoding response regulator: MVDDDQDIRELLQTYLARCGLQVHAEPDGQGFRRALDANPYDLVILDVMLPDEDGFSLCRWVRQHPRQARVPIIMLTASSDEADRVIGLELGADDYLGKPFSPRELQARIKALLRRADFAQAAPASAVLAFDDWRLDTVSHRLFHRDGEEVILSGADFALLKLFLDHPQQILDRDTIGNATRGREPMPLDRIVDMAVSRLRQRLRDTEKPPRLIRTVRGSGYLLAANVCPA; this comes from the coding sequence ATGGTCGATGACGACCAGGACATCCGCGAACTGTTGCAGACCTACCTCGCCCGCTGCGGCCTGCAGGTCCATGCCGAACCCGATGGCCAGGGCTTTCGCCGTGCCCTGGATGCCAACCCCTATGACCTGGTGATCCTCGACGTGATGCTGCCCGACGAGGATGGCTTCAGCCTGTGCCGCTGGGTCCGCCAGCATCCACGCCAGGCGCGGGTGCCGATCATCATGCTCACCGCCAGTTCCGACGAGGCCGACCGGGTCATCGGCCTGGAGCTGGGTGCCGACGACTACCTCGGCAAACCCTTCAGTCCACGTGAACTGCAGGCGCGCATCAAGGCCTTGCTGCGTCGCGCCGATTTCGCTCAGGCGGCGCCGGCCAGCGCGGTACTGGCCTTCGACGACTGGCGCCTGGACACGGTCAGCCATCGCCTGTTCCACCGCGATGGCGAAGAGGTGATCCTCTCCGGCGCCGACTTCGCCCTGCTCAAGCTGTTCCTCGACCACCCGCAGCAGATTCTCGACCGCGACACCATCGGCAACGCCACCCGCGGGCGCGAGCCGATGCCGCTGGACCGTATCGTCGACATGGCGGTCAGTCGCCTGCGCCAGCGCCTGCGCGACACGGAAAAACCCCCTCGGCTGATCCGCACCGTGCGCGGCAGCGGCTACCTGCTGGCGGCCAATGTCTGCCCGGCCTAG
- a CDS encoding D-mannose isomerase, which produces MANRWIDSPTHHAWLDAEALRLLAFARASRLPQGFGNLDDEGRLPRCALAETMNTARMTHSFALAHIQGVPGCRELVEHGVEALLGPLRDQEHDGWYAQPEGHGDTGKAAYLHAFVALAASSAVVAGITQAQALLDAVVRVIEQRFWCEEEGALRESFSRDWGHAEAYRGANSNMHGVEAFLALADVTGDTLWLRRALRIVERLILAQAAADGLRVTEHFDALWQALPDYNRDNPADGFRPYGTTPGHAFEWARLVLHLEAALQRAQLPAPAALLPAARGLFDSACRHAWQADGAPGLVYTLDWRNRPVVRERLHWVHAEASATAAALLRRTGEAQYEHWYRCFWDFIASHFIDRGHGSWHHELDPALLPSARIWGGKPDLYHAYQALLLPRLPLAPSLATALAL; this is translated from the coding sequence ATGGCCAACCGCTGGATCGACTCCCCGACACACCATGCCTGGCTCGACGCCGAGGCCCTGCGCCTGCTTGCCTTCGCCAGGGCTTCGCGCCTGCCCCAGGGGTTCGGCAACCTCGACGACGAAGGCCGCCTGCCCCGTTGCGCCCTGGCCGAGACCATGAACACCGCGCGCATGACCCATAGCTTCGCCCTGGCGCATATCCAGGGCGTTCCGGGTTGCCGCGAGCTGGTCGAGCATGGCGTCGAGGCCCTGCTGGGCCCGCTGCGCGACCAGGAGCACGACGGCTGGTACGCCCAGCCCGAAGGCCACGGCGACACTGGCAAGGCCGCCTACCTGCATGCCTTCGTCGCCCTTGCCGCCAGCTCGGCGGTGGTAGCGGGTATCACGCAGGCCCAGGCACTGCTCGATGCCGTGGTCCGGGTCATCGAGCAGCGCTTCTGGTGCGAGGAGGAGGGCGCCTTGCGCGAGTCGTTCTCCCGCGACTGGGGGCACGCGGAGGCTTACCGTGGCGCCAACAGCAACATGCACGGCGTCGAGGCGTTTCTCGCCCTGGCCGATGTGACCGGCGACACGCTGTGGCTGCGCCGCGCCCTGCGGATCGTCGAACGCTTGATCCTGGCCCAGGCCGCCGCCGATGGTTTGCGGGTCACCGAGCATTTCGACGCGCTCTGGCAGGCGTTACCCGACTACAACCGTGACAACCCCGCCGACGGCTTCCGTCCCTACGGCACCACGCCCGGCCATGCCTTCGAATGGGCCCGTCTGGTGCTGCACCTGGAAGCGGCCCTGCAGCGGGCGCAATTGCCGGCGCCGGCTGCTTTGCTGCCCGCCGCCAGGGGCCTGTTCGACAGTGCCTGCCGCCATGCCTGGCAGGCTGATGGCGCCCCGGGGCTGGTCTATACACTGGACTGGCGCAACCGACCGGTGGTGCGCGAACGCCTGCACTGGGTGCATGCCGAGGCCAGCGCCACCGCCGCGGCCCTGTTGCGACGTACCGGCGAGGCGCAATATGAACATTGGTATCGCTGCTTCTGGGACTTCATCGCCAGCCACTTCATCGACCGCGGCCACGGCAGTTGGCATCACGAGCTGGACCCGGCGCTGCTGCCCAGCGCGCGGATCTGGGGCGGCAAACCCGACCTCTACCACGCCTACCAGGCCCTGCTGCTGCCCCGCCTGCCGCTGGCGCCGAGCCTGGCCACGGCCCTGGCTTTGTAA
- a CDS encoding ABC transporter substrate-binding protein, producing the protein MHSTLRLAAAISFASLFSLSAQAADSKGSVEVVHWWTSGGEKAAVDVLKAQVEKDGFTWKDGAVAGGGGSTAMTVLKSRAVAGNPPGVAQIKGPDIQEWASTGLLDTDVLKDVAKEEKWDSLLDKKVADTVKYDGDYVAVPVNIHRINWLWINPEVFKKAGIDKAPTTLDEFYAAADKLKTAGFIPLAHGGQPWQDSTVFENVVLSVMGVEGYKKALVELDKDALTGPEMVKALTELKKVATYMDPDGKGQDWNLEAAKVINGKAGMQIMGDWAKSEWTLAKKTAGKDYQCVAFPGTDQAFLYNIDSLVVFKQKDKGTAAGQQDIARKVLGEDFQKVFSINKGSIPVRNDMLADMGKYGFDSCAQTAAKDFLADAKTGGLQPSMAHNMATTLAVQGAFFDVVTNYINDPKADPADAAKKLYSAVKAAQ; encoded by the coding sequence ATGCATTCGACGCTTCGTCTCGCCGCCGCGATCTCCTTTGCCTCCCTGTTTTCCCTCAGTGCCCAGGCCGCCGATTCCAAAGGCAGTGTGGAAGTCGTCCATTGGTGGACCTCCGGCGGTGAAAAGGCCGCGGTCGATGTGCTCAAGGCCCAGGTCGAGAAGGACGGTTTCACCTGGAAGGACGGCGCCGTGGCCGGGGGCGGTGGCTCTACCGCCATGACCGTGCTCAAGAGTCGCGCGGTGGCCGGTAACCCCCCTGGAGTGGCGCAGATCAAAGGCCCGGATATCCAGGAGTGGGCATCCACCGGCCTGCTCGACACCGATGTGCTCAAGGACGTTGCCAAGGAAGAGAAGTGGGATAGCCTGCTCGACAAGAAAGTCGCCGACACCGTGAAGTACGACGGCGACTATGTGGCCGTGCCGGTGAACATCCACCGTATCAACTGGCTGTGGATCAATCCGGAAGTGTTCAAGAAGGCCGGTATCGACAAGGCCCCGACCACCCTCGATGAATTCTACGCCGCTGCCGACAAGCTCAAGACCGCCGGTTTCATCCCACTGGCCCACGGTGGCCAGCCGTGGCAGGACAGCACCGTGTTCGAGAATGTGGTGCTCTCGGTGATGGGCGTCGAGGGTTACAAGAAGGCCCTTGTCGAACTGGACAAGGATGCCCTGACCGGTCCCGAGATGGTCAAGGCGCTCACCGAGCTGAAGAAAGTCGCCACCTACATGGACCCTGACGGCAAGGGCCAGGACTGGAACTTGGAGGCGGCCAAGGTCATCAACGGCAAGGCCGGGATGCAGATCATGGGCGACTGGGCCAAGAGCGAATGGACCCTGGCCAAGAAGACCGCCGGCAAGGACTACCAGTGCGTGGCCTTCCCAGGCACCGACCAGGCCTTCCTCTACAACATCGACTCGCTGGTGGTGTTCAAGCAGAAGGACAAGGGTACCGCAGCGGGCCAGCAGGACATCGCCCGCAAGGTGCTGGGCGAGGACTTCCAGAAGGTCTTCAGCATCAACAAAGGCTCGATCCCGGTGCGTAACGACATGCTCGCCGACATGGGCAAGTACGGTTTCGACAGCTGCGCCCAGACCGCGGCCAAGGACTTCCTGGCCGACGCCAAGACCGGCGGCCTGCAACCGAGCATGGCGCACAACATGGCCACCACGCTGGCGGTGCAGGGGGCGTTCTTCGATGTGGTGACCAACTACATCAACGATCCTAAGGCCGATCCTGCGGATGCGGCGAAGAAACTCTACTCGGCGGTGAAGGCGGCTCAGTAG